In Spodoptera frugiperda isolate SF20-4 chromosome 1, AGI-APGP_CSIRO_Sfru_2.0, whole genome shotgun sequence, the following are encoded in one genomic region:
- the LOC118273089 gene encoding transmembrane protein 231, whose translation MGLYKLFSYNVEVQYMSCFLSKATLFTLTTTILNFILPFIIAYRGRGFWLRSHSFYEQPVVQFTYEYLLVAETDDPTVSIQCGATNESFGDFMKNEENCVEFQVQEYDVTGDKNNDVLDFKFFINVPQDRTVTSLILMLGLNFQLKSVCPLQMQSLALVNKEFTTPPSGFKYFADLEFYQTAHLPCKHNLMHTKYNSSVFNYDIKKPGNTIDYILEKYYMREVTTHTKTLYSRSQNGHTGSVQIQVSVRVPEMEVKYIPSFIQEIKWAWPQYLSLVVVFYWIFNKIKKFVFNNRLVMAWEILPWKKQQIVTKKKHY comes from the exons ATGGGTCTTTACAAGCTATTTAGTTATAATGTTGAAGTTCAATACATGAGTTGTTTTCTATCGAAGGCTACGCTTTTTACTTTAACTACTaccattttgaactttattttaccTTTCATAATAGCTTACAGAGGCAGAG GCTTTTGGCTTCGATCTCACAGTTTTTATGAGCAGCCAGTAGTACAATTTACGTACGAATACTTACTGGTAGCGGAGACTGATGATCCCACTGTATCCATACAATGTGGTGCAACTAATGAAAGTTTTGgagattttatgaaaaatgaaGAGAACTGTGTCGAGTTCCAA GTACAAGAATATGATGTCACTGGagacaaaaataatgatgtattaGATTTTAAATTCTTCATTAATGTTCCACAGGACAGAACAGTCACATCACTTATTTTAATGTTAGGTTTAAATTTTCAGTTAAag tcagTCTGTCCACTACAAATGCAGAGTTTGGCATTAGTGAATAAGGAATTCACAACACCACCTTCAGGGTTCAAATATTTTGCTGATCTTGAGTTCTATCAAACAGCACACTTACCCTGCAAACACAACCTCATGCACACTAAATATAACAGTTCTGTATTTAATTATGATATAAAGAAACCTGGAAATACAATAGACTATATACTGGAGAAGTACTATATGAGAGAAG TTACTACACACACAAAAACTTTGTATTCAAGAAGTCAGAATGGACACACAGGTTCAGTACAAATACAGGTTAGTGTAAGAGTGCCAGAAATGGAAGTTAAATATATTCCAAGTTTcattcaagaaataaaatggGCATGGCCACAATATCTGTCTCTCGTAGTGGTCTTCTATTggatatttaacaaaattaaaaagtttgtgtTCAATAACCGGTTGGTCATGGCCTGGGAGATACTACCTTGGAAGAAACAGcaaatagtaacaaaaaagaaacattactaG
- the LOC118273090 gene encoding solute carrier family 66 member 2 isoform X3 — translation MDWIISDELGLTVGHVIGWGAAGAMIVGGVAPYIPQYLQIKKTQDAEGFSLYVCLTLLVANTLRILFWFGKRYEIPLLIQSLVMNMTMFGMIHLCVNVRKKNQIIRARERIFTDMERKYFWAWTDFQSYIDCMLVFSVLGGAITYLLIEFSPFVELIGFLALFTEAMLGAPQIARNHKNKSTEGMSVCMVVMWTCGDLFKTTYFVLREAPPQFWLCGCLQVSLDIVILSQVWWYRHNTAAARRVRRGD, via the exons ATGGATTGGATAATTTCGGACGAATTAGGGCTTACTGTGGGCCATGTGATAGGTTGGGGAGCAGCTGGTGCTATGATAGTAGGTGGCGTCGCCCCTTACATCCCACAGTACTTGCAAATCAAGAAAACTCAAGATGCTGAAGGATTCTCTTTATACGTTTGTTTAACTTTACTCGTAGCAAATACATTGAGgatattattttg GTTTGGTAAACGCTATGAAATTCCTCTATTAATCCAAAGTTTAGTAATGAACATGACAATGTTTGGGATGATACATCTCTGTGTAAATGTACGGAAAAAGAACCAAATTATTAGAGCTAGAGAGAGAATATTCACAG ATATGGAAAGGAAGTATTTCTGGGCCTGGACAGACTTCCAGAGCTATATAGACTGTATGCTGGTGTTCTCGGTGTTAGGAGGAGCGATCACCTACCTGCTAATAGAGTTCTCACCATTTGTGGAACTTATTGGGTTTCTCGCTCTATTCACCGAGGCCATGCTTGGTGCACCACAGATAGCCAGAAATCATAAGAATAAAAGTACTGAAGGCATGag tGTTTGCATGGTGGTAATGTGGACGTGTGGTGATTTGTTCAAGACTACATACTTCGTTTTAAGAGAAGCACCTCCTCAGTTTTGGTTGTGCGGGTGCCTTCAAGTCTCATTAGATATTGTAATACTCTCTCAA
- the LOC118273090 gene encoding solute carrier family 66 member 2 isoform X1: MDWIISDELGLTVGHVIGWGAAGAMIVGGVAPYIPQYLQIKKTQDAEGFSLYVCLTLLVANTLRILFWFGKRYEIPLLIQSLVMNMTMFGMIHLCVNVRKKNQIIRARERIFTGAIFMLYILLCCVNGSDQPDQTARWLDQHSSYSGGEKPHRFYDMERKYFWAWTDFQSYIDCMLVFSVLGGAITYLLIEFSPFVELIGFLALFTEAMLGAPQIARNHKNKSTEGMSVCMVVMWTCGDLFKTTYFVLREAPPQFWLCGCLQVSLDIVILSQVWWYRHNTAAARRVRRGD; encoded by the exons ATGGATTGGATAATTTCGGACGAATTAGGGCTTACTGTGGGCCATGTGATAGGTTGGGGAGCAGCTGGTGCTATGATAGTAGGTGGCGTCGCCCCTTACATCCCACAGTACTTGCAAATCAAGAAAACTCAAGATGCTGAAGGATTCTCTTTATACGTTTGTTTAACTTTACTCGTAGCAAATACATTGAGgatattattttg GTTTGGTAAACGCTATGAAATTCCTCTATTAATCCAAAGTTTAGTAATGAACATGACAATGTTTGGGATGATACATCTCTGTGTAAATGTACGGAAAAAGAACCAAATTATTAGAGCTAGAGAGAGAATATTCACAG GTGCAATATTCATGTTATATATACTGTTGTGTTGTGTGAACGGCTCAGACCAGCCGGACCAAACGGCACGTTGGTTGGATCAGCACAGCAGCTACAGTGGCGGGGAGAAGCCCCATCGCTTCTATG ATATGGAAAGGAAGTATTTCTGGGCCTGGACAGACTTCCAGAGCTATATAGACTGTATGCTGGTGTTCTCGGTGTTAGGAGGAGCGATCACCTACCTGCTAATAGAGTTCTCACCATTTGTGGAACTTATTGGGTTTCTCGCTCTATTCACCGAGGCCATGCTTGGTGCACCACAGATAGCCAGAAATCATAAGAATAAAAGTACTGAAGGCATGag tGTTTGCATGGTGGTAATGTGGACGTGTGGTGATTTGTTCAAGACTACATACTTCGTTTTAAGAGAAGCACCTCCTCAGTTTTGGTTGTGCGGGTGCCTTCAAGTCTCATTAGATATTGTAATACTCTCTCAA
- the LOC118273090 gene encoding solute carrier family 66 member 2 isoform X2, with protein sequence MDWIISDELGLTVGHVIGWGAAGAMIVGGVAPYIPQYLQIKKTQDAEGFSLYVCLTLLVANTLRILFWFGKRYEIPLLIQSLVMNMTMFGMIHLCVNVRKKNQIIRARERIFTDQPDQTARWLDQHSSYSGGEKPHRFYDMERKYFWAWTDFQSYIDCMLVFSVLGGAITYLLIEFSPFVELIGFLALFTEAMLGAPQIARNHKNKSTEGMSVCMVVMWTCGDLFKTTYFVLREAPPQFWLCGCLQVSLDIVILSQVWWYRHNTAAARRVRRGD encoded by the exons ATGGATTGGATAATTTCGGACGAATTAGGGCTTACTGTGGGCCATGTGATAGGTTGGGGAGCAGCTGGTGCTATGATAGTAGGTGGCGTCGCCCCTTACATCCCACAGTACTTGCAAATCAAGAAAACTCAAGATGCTGAAGGATTCTCTTTATACGTTTGTTTAACTTTACTCGTAGCAAATACATTGAGgatattattttg GTTTGGTAAACGCTATGAAATTCCTCTATTAATCCAAAGTTTAGTAATGAACATGACAATGTTTGGGATGATACATCTCTGTGTAAATGTACGGAAAAAGAACCAAATTATTAGAGCTAGAGAGAGAATATTCACAG ACCAGCCGGACCAAACGGCACGTTGGTTGGATCAGCACAGCAGCTACAGTGGCGGGGAGAAGCCCCATCGCTTCTATG ATATGGAAAGGAAGTATTTCTGGGCCTGGACAGACTTCCAGAGCTATATAGACTGTATGCTGGTGTTCTCGGTGTTAGGAGGAGCGATCACCTACCTGCTAATAGAGTTCTCACCATTTGTGGAACTTATTGGGTTTCTCGCTCTATTCACCGAGGCCATGCTTGGTGCACCACAGATAGCCAGAAATCATAAGAATAAAAGTACTGAAGGCATGag tGTTTGCATGGTGGTAATGTGGACGTGTGGTGATTTGTTCAAGACTACATACTTCGTTTTAAGAGAAGCACCTCCTCAGTTTTGGTTGTGCGGGTGCCTTCAAGTCTCATTAGATATTGTAATACTCTCTCAA
- the LOC118273091 gene encoding mitochondrial import inner membrane translocase subunit Tim21, producing MTIISKLCTVLRNPYMVECIPALLQSSKISPVRCYSTRKESGLARSQERGDVSTDVRPLGEKIKETTKTATYTGVILVGVGVTGIIFYYVFRELFSSNSPNSIYSEALEKCKNDPRVEDALGAPIKGYGEETTRRRRTHVSHAVYEKDGVKHMRMRFYIKGIRNKGVVELDMKQNEYGNYLCRYLLVQLDDYSAKTFIIEDNRAELDKKTGFSNSLSALTINQ from the exons ATGAcgataatatcaaaattatgtaCTGTTTTGCGCAACCCTTATATGGTTGAATGTATTCCTGCATTATTGCAGTCATCAAAAATTAGCCCTGTCCGTTGTTACTCAACCCGAAAAGAAAGCGGTTTGGCTAGAAGTCAAGAGAGAGGCGATGTGTCTACCGATGTCCGACCTCTAGGGGAGAAAATCAAAGAAACGACTAAGACTGCAACATACACTGGAGTCATTTTAGTAGGAGTTGGCGTCActggtataatattttattatgtctttCGGGAACTGTTTTCTAGTAACAGTCCCAACAGCATTTACTCAGAGGCattagaaaaatgtaaaaat GACCCTCGCGTAGAAGATGCTTTAGGTGCCCCTATAAAAGGTTATGGTGAAGAAACTACCAGGAGGAGGCGTACCCATGTAAGTCATGCTGTGTATGAAAAGGATGGAGTCAAACACATGAGGATGAGGTTTTATATCAAAGGAATTAGGAACAAGGGTGTTGTTGAACTTGATATGAAACAG aatgaATATGGCAATTACCTATGCCGTTACTTATTGGTGCAACTTGATGACTATTCTGCCAAGACCTTCATTATCGAAGACAATAGGGCTGAACTTGACAAGAAAACAGGTTTTAGCAATTCATTATCAGCTCTTACCATAAATCAGTGA